One genomic segment of Desmodus rotundus isolate HL8 chromosome 5, HLdesRot8A.1, whole genome shotgun sequence includes these proteins:
- the LOC112320319 gene encoding proteoglycan 3-like: protein MKHPLLLPLLLLGTVAAFHLENHAPHLDCQETQADLSQGLEGSGDQEGELALTEEEIQSEEAQVEASSYHDDFEEEKAKEWDPSAVDNNLQCPRTEDTVEIVGSPGCKTCRYILVRTPRRFARARKICRKCYRGNLASIHNYSSNYRLQCLTSGINQGQVWIGGTSRGWRRCRRFRWIDGSSWNYANWAAGQPNCGVGRCVTLCTRGGQWRRARCCRRLPFICSA from the exons ATGAAACACCCCCTACTCCTGCCCCTTCTTCTGCTGGGGACTGTTGCTGCTTTTCATCTGG AGAATCATGCTCCCCACCTGGACTGCCAAGAAACACAGGCAGACCTGAGCCAGGGTCTGGAAGGTTCAGGGGATCAAGAGGGAGAGTTGGCCCTGACTGAAGAGGAGATTCAGTCAGAAGAAGCACAGGTGGAGGCTTCCAGCTACCACGATGACTTTGAGGAGGAGAAGGCCAAGGAGTGGGACCCAAGTGCCGTAGACAACAACTTGCAGTGCCCCAGGACAGAGGACACAGTTGAAATAGTGGGCAGTCCTGGGTGCAAGACCTGCCGCTACATCTTGGTGCGGACTCCCCGAAGGTTTGCTCGAGCTCGG AAAATCTGCAGGAAGTGCTACAGAGGCAACCTCGCCTCCATCCACAACTATAGCTCCAACTATCGTCTCCAGTGCTTGACCAGTGGAATCAACCAAGGTCAGGTCTGGATTGGAGGCACAAGCAGGGGCTGG CGCCGCTGCAGGAGGTTTCGCTGGATTGATGGGAGCTCCTGGAATTATGCAAACTGGGCTGCAGGACAGCCTAACTGTGGTGTTGGCCGTTGTGTAACTCTGTGCACCAGAG